Proteins encoded within one genomic window of Haladaptatus sp. QDMS2:
- a CDS encoding glutathione S-transferase N-terminal domain-containing protein: MSSIQLYELPGCPFCAKVTSKLDELDLEYESIEVPAARSERTEVKDVSGQTGVPVLVDEEHDVSGMPESSDIVQYLEETYA; encoded by the coding sequence ATGAGTTCCATTCAACTCTACGAACTCCCCGGGTGCCCGTTCTGTGCGAAGGTCACGAGCAAACTCGACGAACTGGACCTCGAGTACGAATCCATCGAGGTACCGGCCGCGCGTAGCGAGCGCACCGAAGTGAAGGATGTGAGCGGTCAGACCGGCGTTCCCGTCCTCGTCGACGAAGAACACGACGTCTCCGGCATGCCAGAGAGTTCGGACATCGTCCAGTACTTAGAAGAGACCTACGCGTAA